The following are from one region of the Haemophilus parainfluenzae genome:
- the tuf gene encoding elongation factor Tu, translated as MSKEKFERTKPHVNVGTIGHVDHGKTTLTAAITTVLAKHYGGAARAFDQIDNAPEEKARGITINTSHVEYDTPTRHYAHVDCPGHADYVKNMITGAAQMDGAILVVAATDGPMPQTREHILLGRQVGVPYIIVFLNKCDMVDDEELLELVEMEVRELLSQYDFPGDDTPIVRGSALQALNGVAEWEEKILELANHLDTYIPEPERAIDQPFLLPIEDVFSISGRGTVVTGRVERGIIRTGDEVEIVGIRPTAKTTVTGVEMFRKLLDEGRAGENIGALLRGTKREEIERGQVLAKPGSITPHTDFESEVYVLSKDEGGRHTPFFKGYRPQFYFRTTDVTGTIELPEGVEMVMPGDNIKMTVSLIHPIAMDQGLRFAIREGGRTVGAGVVAKIIK; from the coding sequence ATGTCTAAAGAAAAATTTGAACGTACAAAACCGCACGTAAACGTGGGTACAATCGGCCACGTTGACCACGGTAAAACAACTTTAACAGCAGCAATCACAACCGTATTAGCAAAACACTACGGTGGTGCAGCTCGTGCATTCGACCAAATCGATAACGCGCCAGAAGAAAAAGCGCGTGGTATCACCATCAACACCTCACACGTTGAATACGATACTCCAACTCGTCACTATGCACACGTTGACTGCCCAGGACACGCGGACTATGTTAAAAACATGATTACCGGTGCGGCGCAAATGGACGGTGCAATCTTAGTAGTAGCAGCGACAGATGGTCCTATGCCACAAACTCGTGAGCACATCTTATTAGGTCGCCAAGTAGGTGTACCTTACATCATCGTATTCTTAAACAAATGCGACATGGTAGATGACGAAGAGTTATTAGAATTAGTAGAAATGGAAGTTCGTGAACTTCTTTCTCAATATGATTTCCCAGGTGACGATACTCCAATCGTACGTGGTTCTGCATTACAAGCATTAAACGGTGTTGCAGAATGGGAAGAAAAAATCCTTGAGTTAGCAAACCACTTAGATACTTACATCCCTGAACCAGAGCGTGCAATTGACCAACCGTTCCTTCTTCCAATCGAAGACGTGTTCTCAATTTCAGGTCGTGGTACAGTAGTAACAGGTCGTGTTGAGCGTGGTATCATCCGTACTGGTGATGAAGTTGAAATCGTTGGTATCAGACCAACAGCGAAAACCACTGTAACTGGTGTTGAAATGTTCCGTAAATTACTTGACGAAGGTCGTGCAGGTGAAAACATCGGTGCATTATTACGTGGTACCAAACGTGAAGAAATCGAACGTGGTCAAGTATTAGCGAAACCAGGTTCAATCACTCCACACACAGACTTCGAATCAGAAGTTTACGTATTATCAAAAGATGAAGGTGGTCGTCACACTCCATTCTTCAAAGGTTACCGTCCACAATTCTATTTCCGTACAACTGACGTAACTGGTACAATCGAGTTACCAGAAGGTGTGGAAATGGTAATGCCTGGTGATAACATCAAAATGACAGTAAGCTTAATCCACCCAATCGCGATGGACCAAGGTTTACGTTTCGCAATCCGTGAAGGTGGCCGTACAGTAGGTGCTGGCGTTGTTGCGAAAATCATCAAATAA
- the selB gene encoding selenocysteine-specific translation elongation factor codes for MIIVTSGHVDHGKTALLKALTGTNTAHLPEEKKRGMTIDLGYAYLPLKEKVLGFIDVPGHEKFLANMLAGLGGVHYAMLIVAADEGIAAQTKEHLAILRQLQFTEIMVVITKADRATNEQIEALKTQIQTDYPFLAQSHYFITSAQTGLGIDALRDYLANLPELAEINKPFRYAIDRVFSVKGAGTVVTGTAFAGTVSIDDELFLSTGQKVRVKNIHAQNTPSEKGLAGQRLALNLNVDLDRIPMQRGDWLLASEPLEPTDRITIEITPEVNLKDSQPVHIYHAASRTTGKLTLLESKNAMKNDRTLAEVILEQPLFLAFGDKLILRSGDAKALVGGAKVLEIHSPKRYKRTEARLAFLAKLNQAQTAIQRIGLTLQKEAVSAQALMWSEQLTENQLAEALAENGDIRFQNWCFNRDYQREKTQQILTALATYHEQHNDQLGLSKARLYRIATLNQPENLIYHFIEEMLDEGQLQQTRGWLHLPSHKIQFSAEEQSLWQAVLAEFEKAHGQAIWVRDMATALAQDESVMRNFMYKAGKLGYLTPIVKDRFFLTESIYAYARLIKEMAGEEGKVAVNELRDKLNFGRKLTVQLMEYFDRTGFLRRKGNDHILRDKETFDL; via the coding sequence ATGATCATAGTAACATCAGGGCACGTCGATCATGGTAAAACAGCCCTCTTGAAGGCACTGACAGGTACAAATACCGCCCATTTGCCGGAAGAAAAAAAACGTGGCATGACCATTGATTTGGGTTATGCCTATTTACCTTTAAAAGAGAAAGTACTTGGGTTTATTGATGTACCTGGCCATGAAAAGTTTCTCGCCAACATGTTAGCGGGGCTTGGAGGGGTGCATTATGCCATGCTTATAGTTGCTGCCGATGAAGGGATTGCCGCTCAAACTAAAGAACATTTAGCCATTTTACGTCAGCTTCAATTTACTGAAATCATGGTAGTGATTACCAAGGCTGACCGAGCAACAAATGAGCAAATCGAGGCACTAAAAACACAGATTCAGACAGATTATCCATTCTTAGCTCAATCTCATTATTTTATTACATCGGCACAAACGGGCTTAGGAATTGATGCGTTACGCGATTATTTAGCCAATTTACCGGAATTAGCCGAAATAAATAAACCGTTTCGTTATGCTATCGACCGTGTCTTTAGCGTGAAAGGGGCAGGGACAGTGGTAACGGGCACAGCATTTGCGGGTACTGTATCCATTGATGATGAACTCTTCCTTTCTACGGGACAAAAGGTTCGCGTAAAAAATATTCATGCTCAGAATACACCGAGCGAAAAAGGCTTGGCTGGTCAACGTTTAGCGCTCAATTTAAACGTTGATTTAGATCGTATTCCAATGCAACGCGGCGATTGGTTGTTAGCCTCAGAACCACTTGAGCCAACTGATCGTATTACCATTGAAATTACGCCTGAAGTGAATTTGAAAGATAGTCAGCCTGTGCACATTTATCATGCAGCAAGCCGTACAACAGGTAAGCTTACCTTGCTTGAAAGCAAAAATGCAATGAAAAATGACCGCACTTTGGCGGAAGTTATTTTAGAGCAGCCATTATTTTTGGCCTTTGGGGATAAATTAATTTTACGTAGTGGTGATGCGAAAGCTTTAGTTGGTGGCGCCAAGGTACTCGAAATTCATTCACCAAAACGTTATAAGCGTACAGAGGCTCGTCTAGCATTCTTGGCTAAACTTAATCAGGCTCAAACCGCCATACAACGCATCGGATTAACCCTACAAAAAGAGGCGGTTTCAGCTCAAGCGCTAATGTGGAGTGAGCAACTAACCGAAAATCAATTGGCTGAAGCATTGGCCGAGAACGGCGATATCCGTTTCCAAAATTGGTGTTTTAATCGCGATTATCAACGTGAAAAAACGCAGCAAATTTTGACCGCACTTGCTACCTATCATGAGCAACATAATGATCAGCTAGGTTTGAGTAAGGCCCGCTTATACCGTATTGCGACACTAAACCAACCGGAAAATCTGATTTATCATTTTATTGAAGAAATGCTTGATGAAGGCCAATTGCAGCAGACTCGTGGTTGGTTACATTTGCCTTCTCACAAAATCCAATTTTCAGCCGAAGAACAAAGCTTATGGCAAGCGGTGTTAGCTGAATTTGAGAAAGCGCATGGTCAAGCCATTTGGGTGCGTGATATGGCAACAGCCTTGGCGCAAGATGAAAGTGTGATGCGTAATTTTATGTATAAAGCGGGTAAATTGGGCTATCTTACGCCAATCGTAAAAGATCGTTTTTTCCTAACTGAAAGCATTTATGCTTATGCTCGGTTAATTAAGGAAATGGCAGGCGAAGAAGGTAAAGTTGCCGTAAATGAATTACGTGATAAACTGAACTTTGGTCGAAAACTGACAGTGCAATTAATGGAATATTTTGACCGTACCGGCTTTTTACGCCGCAAAGGCAATGATCATATTCTACGTGATAAAGAGACATTTGATTTATAG
- the selA gene encoding L-seryl-tRNA(Sec) selenium transferase, with product MTALFQQLPSVDKFLKTPEGEMLLTEFGHSAVVRELRQLLSEGREFIKQHQNLPHFFADHPSTLHYLQERLTQQNHVQIKSVHNLTGTVLHTNLGRALWSESAQQAALHAMKGNVALEYDLEEGKRSHRDNYISELLAQLTGAEAACIVNNNAAAVLLMLATFAKDKEVIISRGELIEIGGAFRIPDIMAQAGCKLVEVGTTNRTHLKDYRQAINENTAFLMKVHCSNYHISGFTASVSEQELVDLGREFDIPVMTDLGSGALIDLSQYGLPNEPTVQEKVAQGVNLVSFSGDKLLGGTQAGIIVGKKEWIAQLQAHPLKRVLRCDKVILAGLEATLRLYLQPEKLTETLPTLHLLTQSMDVLKEKAEQLKACLANRLKDYQVEIEESFAQIGSGSQPMATIPSFAVTIAEKTEAKLTALLTVFKALEQPIIGRVEKGKIWLDLRSVADFKALLDTVEKL from the coding sequence ATGACCGCACTTTTTCAACAACTTCCTTCGGTAGATAAATTTTTAAAAACACCAGAAGGTGAAATGCTTTTAACTGAATTTGGTCATTCAGCCGTTGTACGTGAATTGCGCCAATTATTGTCTGAAGGACGCGAGTTTATCAAACAACACCAAAACTTACCGCACTTTTTTGCCGATCATCCGAGTACATTGCATTATTTACAAGAGCGATTAACTCAACAAAATCATGTGCAGATTAAATCAGTTCATAACTTAACGGGCACGGTATTACATACAAATTTAGGGCGAGCATTATGGTCTGAAAGTGCACAACAAGCTGCACTTCATGCGATGAAAGGTAACGTTGCACTGGAATATGATTTGGAAGAAGGCAAACGCAGTCATCGAGATAATTACATCAGTGAATTACTTGCACAACTCACCGGTGCAGAAGCTGCTTGTATTGTTAACAATAATGCTGCAGCCGTGCTCTTGATGTTAGCCACCTTTGCAAAAGATAAAGAAGTGATTATTTCTCGTGGTGAGTTAATTGAAATCGGTGGCGCATTTCGCATCCCTGACATTATGGCCCAAGCAGGCTGTAAACTTGTTGAAGTGGGTACTACAAACCGCACACATTTGAAAGATTATCGTCAAGCAATTAATGAAAATACCGCCTTCTTAATGAAAGTACATTGCAGTAACTATCATATTAGTGGATTTACCGCTTCAGTTTCAGAACAAGAGTTAGTTGATCTTGGACGAGAGTTTGATATTCCAGTGATGACGGATCTCGGTAGCGGTGCATTGATTGATCTAAGCCAATATGGTTTACCGAATGAGCCGACAGTACAAGAAAAAGTTGCACAAGGCGTAAACTTGGTGTCATTCTCGGGCGATAAATTATTGGGTGGAACACAAGCTGGCATTATTGTTGGTAAAAAAGAGTGGATTGCTCAGTTACAAGCTCATCCATTAAAGCGCGTATTACGTTGCGATAAAGTGATTTTAGCCGGACTTGAGGCAACATTGCGCCTTTATCTTCAGCCCGAAAAGCTTACTGAAACGTTGCCAACTTTGCATTTGCTCACCCAATCAATGGATGTATTAAAAGAAAAAGCTGAACAACTTAAAGCCTGTTTAGCAAATCGTTTAAAAGATTACCAGGTTGAGATTGAAGAAAGCTTTGCTCAGATTGGGAGTGGTTCCCAACCAATGGCGACGATCCCTTCTTTTGCAGTGACGATTGCCGAAAAAACAGAGGCAAAATTGACCGCACTTTTAACAGTATTCAAAGCGTTAGAACAACCAATAATCGGTCGTGTTGAGAAAGGAAAAATTTGGTTAGATTTACGTAGCGTGGCTGACTTTAAGGCATTATTAGATACGGTGGAAAAATTATGA